The window TTACTAGTGCATTCAACTGGTGGTATCGGTGCTATGCCAGCGTTGTTTTTAGCTGAATCGTATATTGAAACACAACAATACGCGAGAAATATTCATAAAATTACGACTGATAGCAATCACTATACACTTGTTTTCGAGGAACGTAGCGATGTAAACCCGACAATAAAGGATTTTGTAAAGAAATTATAAAAAAAGGTTGAAATTTGCCGGATTTTATGTGAATAATTAGATAATCATTAATATAAAGCCTATCAGGTGGCTACAGAGAAAAGACCTTTCTTTGTTTTTCCCCACTTGACTGTTGGCCTCACTACTCTCAAAGGACACTACTATTGTCTTCATGAGCGTAGTGTGGCCTTTTTATTATTTAAAAAGGAGCGAAAATGATATGTCAACTGGATTAGATTACTTTAAAAAAGTTTACGATGTCGTACCAGGTTGGGTTCAAAAAATGCATGATTATAACCCGGCGATGTTAGATCATTACACAGCATTACGTGGGGCAGCAATGGCTGAAGGAGTACTTTCAGTAAAGGAAAAAGATATTTTACTAGTTGGTATTAACTCTGCTCGACATTATGCACGAAGCATGGTTTATCACACAAAAGGTGCAATAGATGGTGGTGCTACACTTGAAGAATTGGCTGAGTATTTACTTGTAGCCTATAACTACGGTGGAGAGAAAGCATTACAAATCGGTCTTCAATCCTTTGAATATGCACTTGAGCTAACTGGCACCCAAGTTGAAAAGATTTCACACGATGCAACAGCTACTGATATTGTTCGTTATTACGCACAATTTGCTTCAACTGACGATAGTAAAGATTACTATGAACAGATTCTATCTCTTTTTGTATCCGAAGATGAAAACGCTTTAACTAATAAATTACTAGCATCAAACGTAGTCGATGAACAAATGAAATACATTTTAATGACCGGTATTTACACGACAGTGTTAAAGAATATAGAAACAGATTACTGGGCAACAAAAACACGTGAAAAAGGCGTGGAGGAACCTCGCTTAGCGGAACTTGGATACATTTGTCTTTTGACAGCAGGTATCCCTTCCTGGTTTGAAATCAGTGATGCACTTATCCAAAAATAACGGAGTGAAAAAATATGAAGATTTATAATTCAGCCGAAGAGGCACTTGATTGTGTCCAAACTGGTCAAACAATTATGGTAGGCGGCTTTGGTCTTGTAGGTGGTCCTCTCACATTAATTGATACTTTAGTAGAACTTGATGTTAAAGACTTAACGATTATTAGTAATAATCTCGGTGAACAAGGTAAAGGCTTAGGGAAATTACTAGAACAAAAGAAAGTAAAAAAAGCGATAGGCTCTTATTTCACTGGAAATCGGGATGTAGGCGATGCCTTCCAGCGTGGTGAAATCGAGATTGAGCTTTTGCCACAGGGGACACTTGCAGAATCTATTCGGGCTGGTGGCGCCGGGATTGCTGGGTATTATACAAAGACTTCTTTTGGCACTAATTTAGCTAAAGGTAAAGAAACCAAAGTGTTTAAAGGCGAGGAATACGTTCTTGAAGAAGCATTGCAGGCAGATGTAGCCATTATTCGTGCTTATAAAGCAGATACATTAGGCAATCTAGTGTATTACAAAACAGCGCGCAACTTCAACCCACTCATGGCAACAGCTGCTAAAACAGTGATTGTTGAAGTGGAAGAAATAGTAGAAGCTGGCGAACTAAAAAGTGATGAAATCGCTACACCCCACCTGTTTGTTGATCGCGTTATCCTTGCGAAAAAGATTTTGACAAAGGAAGGTGTCATCGAACATGGCTAATCCAATTCAAGAAGCTATCGCCAAGCGTGCTGCCAGGGAATTAGAGCAAGGGCAAATTGTTAACTTAGGCATTGGAATTCCAACACTTGTGGCCAATTATGTAGAACAAAACCATGTTTACTTACACACGGAAAACGGGATGCTTGGTGTCGAGGATGTTACCGAGGAAGATATTGATCCGAATATCGTTAACGCAGGCAAATTTGCTGTTGGAGAAGCTGTTGGAGCCTCTTACTTTGATAGCGCTGCATCCTTTGCAATGATTCGTGGCGGTCACGTGGACGTAGCAATTTTAGGAGTACTACAAGTAGATGAACACGCTCGTATCGCCAATTGGGCAGTACCTGGAAAAAACATTATAGGTGTAGGCGGCGCAATGGATTTACTAGTTGGTGCTCGCAAGGTCATTGTAACGACCACTCATACATCCAAGGATGGAAAAAGTAAAATTTTGAAGGAATGTAATTACCCTATTACCTCCACACGTAGTGTAGATACAATTATTACGGATTTAGCAGTTTTTAAATACATCGATGGTCAATTACACTTAATTGAATTAATGCCAGGGGTCGATTTAGAAACAGTAGAAGCTAATACAGAAGCTACATTTATAAATAGCTTGAAATAAGGAGGAATCATCATGAAGGAAGTAGTAATTGTAGAAGGCGTTCGTACTGCAATTGGAAAGCTTGGCGGCTCATTAATGACTCAGACCGCTGACTACATGGGTGCTGCCGTTATAAAAGAACTATTGGCTCGCACACAAATTGACCCTAATGAAGTGGATGAAGTTATCTTAGGTCAAGCAAAACAAAGTGCTGATCAGTCTAATGTTGCTCGCCTTGCTTCATTACGTGCGGATATCCCACTTGAAGTACCCGGTTACACGGTGCATCGTCAATGTGGTTCTGGCTTACAATCCATTAATAATGCTGCACAGCAGATTGCGCTTGGATTAAGCGACGTTATTATTGCTGGTGGTACAGAATCTATGAGTACAGCACCCTACTATATTCGCGATGCTAGGTACGGGCTAAATGTTGGAAATAGCCAAATTTTAGATCCAAATACAGAAAGTCAGCCTGGCTCTCAACCAGAATCCTACGGGCTAAAAACAATGGGCGAAACAGCTGAAAACTTAGCTGAAAAGTACTCCATTTCCCGTGAAGCACAAGATGCATTTGCGTATCAAAGCCAAGTTCGTACTGAAAATGCTATTAAAAACGGCTTCTTTGAAAAACAAATTGTCCCTTACGAGATTAAAGCACGTAAAACAACTGAAATATTTAAGGTCGATGAGCACCCACGTTTGACACCTCTAGAAAAGCTAGCTACTTTAAAACCTGTTTTCCGCGAGGGTGGATCTGTAACTGCCGCTAACGCTAGCGGTCGTAATGATGGAGCTGCAGCCCTTCTAGTAATGTCAAAAGAAAAAGCCGAAGAGCTAGGTCTTCAGCCAAAGGTTAAAATCATCGCCCAGGCAGCAGCTGGTGTAGATCCATCTATCATGGGTATCGGTCCTGTTCCAGCAACACGAAAAGCATTAAAACAAGCTGGGCTTTCCATAGATGACATTGATGTGATAGAACTAAATGAAGCCTTCGCTTCCCAATCACTGGCCGTTATAGAAGAATTAGGCTTAGATCAAAGCAAAGTAAATCCTAACGGTGGGGCTATCGCAATGGGACATCCCATTGGTGCAACTGGGGCTATTTTAATGACAAAGCTTATCCATGAATTAGAGCGTACAGGCAAGCGATATGGTTTAGTTACACTATGTATCGCCGGCGGACTTGGCATAACAACAATTGTTGAAAATTGCCAAGCAAAATAAAAAGAAAATTCTTCTAAGAGAATTTTCTTTTTATGGACAAATGTAAACGCTTTAATATCAAGAACAATTTTAGTAAACTTATTTAGCTATTTTTTCTAAATATCTTTTCTGTGCAGATTTTAAAGCGACTATAACTGCTCCACTCGAAGGGGCCATATAATGCTCTTCAATACGCTCGATTAAAATGTTGATATCCATCGTGAAGTCAAAATTTATTAACATCCGTTTAAAGAAATTTTGCGCTAACTCAGTTATGAATGTAAATTCTGCATCCACTATTTTATGCGTTAGTTTATCAATTTCTAACACAATACCTGCGTGTTTATAGATTTCGTACATAGCTGTACCTTGTGGCGCTTTTGCATATGCAGTTACTAATAAAGTATTTAATTGTTGCATAAATAGGACCTCCGTTAATTTAAACTAGATACATTTTAGCATAGTTATTTCGGAAAATAGGCATTGTTATGCAAATAAGATTAAAATGTTCAAATTACAAAAAATTTATATGGGAGTAATTGTTGCTTATTAAACAATTTTAGGGGGATTTTATAATGGAAAGATTAACTAATTTCTTCACTTCAGTGATGAAGAAGTATTTGCCAGATCCATTCGTGTTTGCGATTGGTTTAACAATTTTAACTTTTATCTTAGCACTTTTAATTGAGGATATTTCATTCCTCAATTTAACAACTTCATGGGGTGACGGCTTTTGGAACCTTTTAGCCTTCACTACACAAATGGCTGTCATTTTAGCAATGGGTTATGTACTTGCAACAGCACCAATTACTGACCGCTTCTTGAATAAGATTGCCAGCATGGTGCATACACCAAAAACGGCAATTATTGTAGCTACACTTGTAGGTGGAATCGGGAGTTACTTGAACTGGGGATTCGGACTAGTAATCGGTGGAATTATCGCTAAAAAATTAGCATTAAAGGTTAAAGGTGTCCATTATCCATTAATTATCGCTGCAGCATACTCTGGTTTCACATTTTATGGATTAGGTTTCTCTGCTTCTATTCCAATTTTAATCTCAACACCAGGACATTTCTTAGAAGAGAATATGGGACTTATCGCTTTATCTGAAACTATTTTTAGCTTACCAATGATTCTTACAACTATTTTCTTATTAATCACATTACCACTATTCAATGCTATGCTACATCCAAAAGACGCAAAAAATGTGAAAGAAATAGATCCTACTTTACACTCAGATACGAAAAAGTTAAAAGTAAATGTATTGGAAGAAAATACATTCGCTAACAAATTAAACAATAGCCGTATTCTTTCTTATGTGATTGGTGGCCTAGGTCTTGTTTACGTGATAATTCATTTCTCTAATGGAAAGTCATTAGACTTAAATATTCTTAACTTTATTATCTTATTTGTAGGAATTATTTTACTTGGTACACCTGCAAAATATACAGAGCATTTATCAGATGGTATCAAAACAGTATCAGGTATCATTCTTCAATTCCCATTCTATGCTGGTATTATGGCAATCATGGCTGCTTCTGGCTTAGTAGATACAATTGCAAAGGTATTCGTTGATATCTCCACTCAGCATTCATTACCGTTCTGGGGCTTGATTAGTTCTTTCTTCATTAACTTCTTTGCACCATCTGCAGGCGGTCACTGGGCAGTACAAGGACCTTTCATGATCGATGCAGCAAAAGCATTAGGAGCTTCACTTGGAGAGACTTCCATGTCCGTTATGCTTGGTAATGCTTGGAATGACTTAGTACAGCCATTCTGGATTTTACCAGCACTAGCACTATCTCGTTTAAAACTAAAAGACATTATGGGCTTCTTAGTAATGATTATGTTTTATGTTGGAATTGTTTATATCGTTGCTACACTAGCTTGGTCTTACCTTGGCTAAAAAAGTGAAACTTCAATCAATGGGGGTTTTCTTCATCCCCACTGATTGTTAGTTGAACCATTCGGGCTTTTACGGGCAGTTGATCTCCCACATACGATTTATTACTTCGGTCAATACTTGAAGTGGAAGTCTTACTGCCCGTTATTGCGGGATAA is drawn from Psychrobacillus sp. INOP01 and contains these coding sequences:
- a CDS encoding carboxymuconolactone decarboxylase family protein, with amino-acid sequence MSTGLDYFKKVYDVVPGWVQKMHDYNPAMLDHYTALRGAAMAEGVLSVKEKDILLVGINSARHYARSMVYHTKGAIDGGATLEELAEYLLVAYNYGGEKALQIGLQSFEYALELTGTQVEKISHDATATDIVRYYAQFASTDDSKDYYEQILSLFVSEDENALTNKLLASNVVDEQMKYILMTGIYTTVLKNIETDYWATKTREKGVEEPRLAELGYICLLTAGIPSWFEISDALIQK
- a CDS encoding CoA transferase subunit A; translation: MKIYNSAEEALDCVQTGQTIMVGGFGLVGGPLTLIDTLVELDVKDLTIISNNLGEQGKGLGKLLEQKKVKKAIGSYFTGNRDVGDAFQRGEIEIELLPQGTLAESIRAGGAGIAGYYTKTSFGTNLAKGKETKVFKGEEYVLEEALQADVAIIRAYKADTLGNLVYYKTARNFNPLMATAAKTVIVEVEEIVEAGELKSDEIATPHLFVDRVILAKKILTKEGVIEHG
- a CDS encoding 3-oxoacid CoA-transferase subunit B; protein product: MANPIQEAIAKRAARELEQGQIVNLGIGIPTLVANYVEQNHVYLHTENGMLGVEDVTEEDIDPNIVNAGKFAVGEAVGASYFDSAASFAMIRGGHVDVAILGVLQVDEHARIANWAVPGKNIIGVGGAMDLLVGARKVIVTTTHTSKDGKSKILKECNYPITSTRSVDTIITDLAVFKYIDGQLHLIELMPGVDLETVEANTEATFINSLK
- a CDS encoding thiolase family protein, producing the protein MKEVVIVEGVRTAIGKLGGSLMTQTADYMGAAVIKELLARTQIDPNEVDEVILGQAKQSADQSNVARLASLRADIPLEVPGYTVHRQCGSGLQSINNAAQQIALGLSDVIIAGGTESMSTAPYYIRDARYGLNVGNSQILDPNTESQPGSQPESYGLKTMGETAENLAEKYSISREAQDAFAYQSQVRTENAIKNGFFEKQIVPYEIKARKTTEIFKVDEHPRLTPLEKLATLKPVFREGGSVTAANASGRNDGAAALLVMSKEKAEELGLQPKVKIIAQAAAGVDPSIMGIGPVPATRKALKQAGLSIDDIDVIELNEAFASQSLAVIEELGLDQSKVNPNGGAIAMGHPIGATGAILMTKLIHELERTGKRYGLVTLCIAGGLGITTIVENCQAK
- a CDS encoding DUF3870 domain-containing protein, which produces MQQLNTLLVTAYAKAPQGTAMYEIYKHAGIVLEIDKLTHKIVDAEFTFITELAQNFFKRMLINFDFTMDINILIERIEEHYMAPSSGAVIVALKSAQKRYLEKIAK
- a CDS encoding short-chain fatty acid transporter; the protein is MERLTNFFTSVMKKYLPDPFVFAIGLTILTFILALLIEDISFLNLTTSWGDGFWNLLAFTTQMAVILAMGYVLATAPITDRFLNKIASMVHTPKTAIIVATLVGGIGSYLNWGFGLVIGGIIAKKLALKVKGVHYPLIIAAAYSGFTFYGLGFSASIPILISTPGHFLEENMGLIALSETIFSLPMILTTIFLLITLPLFNAMLHPKDAKNVKEIDPTLHSDTKKLKVNVLEENTFANKLNNSRILSYVIGGLGLVYVIIHFSNGKSLDLNILNFIILFVGIILLGTPAKYTEHLSDGIKTVSGIILQFPFYAGIMAIMAASGLVDTIAKVFVDISTQHSLPFWGLISSFFINFFAPSAGGHWAVQGPFMIDAAKALGASLGETSMSVMLGNAWNDLVQPFWILPALALSRLKLKDIMGFLVMIMFYVGIVYIVATLAWSYLG